ACACAGAGTAGACCCATATATAAAAATATATCTTTAGATATATCTGAGTTGGCTGATTCATTAAAAATAAAAAAAGAAAACATAGATAGTTCTCTCCCCAGTCAGATTGTGTCCACTGGTCTTTTTACATTACCGGTTTGTGTGAAATCATTTGATGTACTTAAACATATGAAACCAGATTTTGTGAAAGTTAAAAAACTCTGTAAAAAGATCGGCGTTGGAAGTTTTCATGTTTTTACTTTTGAAACCATTGAATCATGTTCTGTTTATCACGCCAGAAATTTCGCTCCAATTTATGGCATTAACGAGGACCCTGTCACTGGTACTGCGAATGGTGCTGTCTGTTCATATCTAGTAAAAAATGGTGTTATACATGAGAAAAACCTTGTCTGCGAGCAAGGTGATATAATTGGTAAACCCGGCAGGGTTTTTGTTGAGGTCGGCAGAGGATTTGTTAGAGTCGGTGGAAAAGCAAGGGTTGTTGAAGAAAAAGAGATCAGAGTATAGTTTTATACTTCATGTATCCCTAGTTTATCCGCGTATTCTTTAACCTGTAAGACCTCTTCCAGTGACACGGATCTAGCTATTTCTTTGTGCTCATATGCCTTGTACTCTGGTCTATATTGACTCATTATATTGACTAAAGCATTTGGTATGTTATCAGCGATCCATTTCATTATAGGTTTTGAACAGCAATCTATATGGTTTGGCATAACAAGATGCCTGATGATCATCTCACCATTATCATATGCAATTTTATGATTTCTTTTTACTATATCCAGGTAGTTTTCAACTCTGGATAATCTCCTAGCACACACGTCGTTACCATATTTAAAATCAGTTAGATACAAATCAATGACTCCATCCAGTAGTTTCATAGTCTCTGTTGAGCAATACATGTTAGAGTTCCATACCTGCGGTATGTTTACATCACATTCTCTCAGTGTCTCTATTATGTATAGTATGTTTGGTGTCGGGTCTCCACCAACCCAGTTAACGTTACGAGCACCCTGTTTTTTCCTACGTTCTATCATTCCCGCTAAAATTTCTGGTCTTATATACACTCCACAGATGTTCTGGCTTATATCCCAGTTCTGACAAAAAACACAATGAAACGTACAACCAGAAAAAAAAACTGTATAAGATGGTACCAGTGGTGTTTCCTCACCCATATGTAAAAACTCTGATGAGACAAGTGGCTGTATCACTCCACAGTTACCAGCCTTTTTGTTTCTATCCACCTTGCATCTTCTCTCACAGAACGAGCATTCAGAAAAAATTCTTGATGCAAACTCAATTTTCAAATCAAGCAGCGATTGTTCTGGTTCAATGTTTGAAGGTTTTTTGTTTAACGCATTATCATGTTTTTTCCATAAAATCTGTGTTGTCTCTGATTTATTGTATGAAACAGGTATTTGTTTACATCTCAGATATTTCGCTATTTCATTTTCTTCTAGTATATTGTAGTATCTAGTTAGAAGATTTTTGTCATCCGCCATTATCATTCTATATGTTCAACTGGGTTTAAAACTATTTTCGGCACTCGTCTAAATTTATTTCCATCCCGTCTCTAGCAGCAACAACTTTGACACCAAGTTTTTTAGAAAGATTTTCTGCTATCTCCCAAGGTTTTGCTTTAACCATGGTCATACCAAAATGGGTGATGACACCAAGTTTTGGTTTATTCTTTGATAAAATATGTTCTGCATCCTTTAGTGAAAGATGATCTATCCCAGGTCTTTCCTCAAGGAAAACAACGTTTATTATTAGGACATCTCCTCTGTAATATGATTCGATTCCATCGAAATA
The nucleotide sequence above comes from Candidatus Thermoplasmatota archaeon. Encoded proteins:
- a CDS encoding PhzF family phenazine biosynthesis protein; protein product: MRVHVKKVNAFTESYDGGNPAGVVFDSPSLTDEQMKHISKALRVSETAFVFPSKKADYKVRFFSPSVEVDLCGHATVATFFTMALNGFFNDTCRVTQETKAGVLPVHILFFDDVVDRVMMTQSRPIYKNISLDISELADSLKIKKENIDSSLPSQIVSTGLFTLPVCVKSFDVLKHMKPDFVKVKKLCKKIGVGSFHVFTFETIESCSVYHARNFAPIYGINEDPVTGTANGAVCSYLVKNGVIHEKNLVCEQGDIIGKPGRVFVEVGRGFVRVGGKARVVEEKEIRV
- a CDS encoding radical SAM protein — protein: MADDKNLLTRYYNILEENEIAKYLRCKQIPVSYNKSETTQILWKKHDNALNKKPSNIEPEQSLLDLKIEFASRIFSECSFCERRCKVDRNKKAGNCGVIQPLVSSEFLHMGEETPLVPSYTVFFSGCTFHCVFCQNWDISQNICGVYIRPEILAGMIERRKKQGARNVNWVGGDPTPNILYIIETLRECDVNIPQVWNSNMYCSTETMKLLDGVIDLYLTDFKYGNDVCARRLSRVENYLDIVKRNHKIAYDNGEMIIRHLVMPNHIDCCSKPIMKWIADNIPNALVNIMSQYRPEYKAYEHKEIARSVSLEEVLQVKEYADKLGIHEV